A genomic region of Streptomyces sp. R33 contains the following coding sequences:
- a CDS encoding aspartate aminotransferase family protein produces MTGFDLRALLDQRGGERYELHTKHLNHQLPRMLHTIGFDKVYVRAEGAHFWDADGNDYLDMLAGFGVMGLGRHHPVVRQALHDVLDAQLADLTRFDCQPLPGLLAEKLLSYSPHLDRVFFGNSGTEAVETALKFARYATGRPRVLYCDHAFHGLTAGSLSVNGEGGFRDGFAPLLPDTKIALGDLAALERELKRGDVAAFVVEPIQGKGVLAAPPGFLLAAQELLHRHKALLIADEVQTGLGRTGDFYAYQNEPGVEPDLVCVAKALSGGYVPVGATLGKEWIFRKVYSSMDRVLVHSASFGSNAQAMAAGLAVLSVMEDESVVVNARAMGDRLRGRLAALVDEYELLHEVRGRGLMIGIEFGRPSSLGLRSRWTMLQAARKGLFAQMVVVPLLQKHRILTQVSGDHLEVIKLIPPLIVDEGDVDRFVGAFRAVMDEAHGGGALMWDFGRTLVKQAVAGG; encoded by the coding sequence GTGACCGGGTTCGACCTCCGCGCCCTGCTGGACCAGCGGGGCGGGGAACGGTACGAGCTGCACACCAAGCACCTCAACCACCAGCTGCCGCGGATGCTGCACACGATCGGCTTCGACAAGGTCTACGTACGGGCCGAGGGCGCGCACTTCTGGGACGCCGACGGGAACGACTACCTGGACATGCTGGCCGGGTTCGGCGTCATGGGCCTGGGCCGCCACCACCCGGTGGTCCGCCAGGCCCTGCACGACGTCCTGGACGCGCAGCTCGCCGACCTGACCCGGTTCGACTGCCAGCCGCTGCCGGGGCTGCTGGCGGAGAAGCTGCTCTCGTACAGCCCGCACCTGGACCGGGTCTTCTTCGGCAACAGCGGCACCGAGGCCGTGGAGACCGCCCTGAAGTTCGCCCGGTACGCCACCGGGCGACCGAGGGTCCTCTACTGCGACCACGCCTTCCACGGGCTGACCGCGGGTTCGCTCTCGGTCAACGGGGAGGGCGGGTTCCGCGACGGCTTCGCGCCGTTGCTGCCCGATACGAAGATCGCGCTGGGGGACCTGGCCGCCCTGGAGCGGGAGCTGAAGCGGGGCGACGTCGCCGCCTTCGTCGTCGAGCCGATCCAGGGCAAGGGCGTGCTCGCGGCCCCGCCCGGGTTCCTGCTCGCGGCGCAGGAGCTGCTGCACCGGCACAAGGCGCTGCTGATCGCGGACGAGGTGCAGACGGGGCTCGGCCGGACGGGAGATTTCTACGCGTACCAGAACGAGCCGGGCGTGGAGCCGGACCTGGTGTGCGTGGCCAAGGCCCTCTCGGGCGGCTATGTGCCGGTCGGTGCGACCCTGGGCAAGGAATGGATCTTCAGGAAGGTCTATTCGTCCATGGACCGGGTACTGGTGCACTCCGCCAGCTTCGGGTCCAACGCGCAGGCGATGGCCGCCGGGCTGGCGGTGCTCTCCGTCATGGAGGACGAGTCGGTGGTCGTCAACGCCCGCGCGATGGGCGACCGGCTGCGCGGGCGGCTCGCGGCGCTCGTGGACGAGTACGAGCTGCTCCACGAGGTACGGGGGCGCGGCCTGATGATCGGCATCGAGTTCGGGCGGCCGTCCTCGCTGGGGCTGCGCAGCCGGTGGACCATGCTCCAGGCGGCCCGCAAGGGGCTCTTCGCGCAGATGGTCGTGGTGCCGCTGCTGCAGAAGCACCGGATCCTGACGCAGGTGTCCGGCGACCATCTGGAGGTCATCAAGCTCATCCCGCCGCTGATCGTGGACGAGGGTGACGTCGACCGGTTCGTCGGCGCCTTCCGCGCGGTCATGGACGAGGCGCACGGCGGGGGCGCCCTGATGTGGGACTTCGGCAGGACGCTGGTGAAGCAGGCCGTCGCCGGCGGCTGA
- a CDS encoding 1-hydroxy-2-methyl-2-butenyl 4-diphosphate reductase — MASADRADGPLDPEPPPEPPPAEPPAPLLVACALRIEQAALRSGGGRGAARPEPGYDVLRTGMGPRAAERAVGRALAEPGLRRAPVLATGFCAGLVPGMSPGDLVVAEETRDPRGTVGCAGTALLAEALARAVPGRTVHTGALTGSDHVVRGQERAQLRATGAVAVDMESAATLWTATRAAEDGWNRPVAAVRVIVDAPEHELVRIGTFRGGISAFRVLRALLPAFHDWHRSLLLPRR, encoded by the coding sequence ATGGCCTCCGCCGACCGGGCCGACGGGCCGCTCGACCCCGAGCCCCCGCCCGAGCCGCCGCCCGCAGAGCCGCCCGCCCCGCTGCTGGTCGCCTGCGCGCTGCGCATCGAGCAGGCGGCGCTGCGCAGCGGCGGCGGCCGCGGGGCGGCCCGCCCCGAACCGGGCTACGACGTGCTGCGTACGGGCATGGGCCCGCGCGCCGCCGAGCGGGCCGTCGGCCGGGCCCTCGCCGAGCCGGGGCTGCGCCGGGCCCCCGTCCTCGCCACCGGGTTCTGCGCCGGGCTGGTCCCCGGCATGAGCCCCGGCGACCTGGTCGTCGCCGAGGAGACCCGGGATCCGCGGGGCACCGTCGGCTGCGCCGGCACCGCCCTGCTCGCCGAGGCACTGGCCCGGGCCGTTCCCGGCCGGACCGTGCACACCGGCGCACTGACCGGATCCGACCATGTCGTCCGCGGCCAGGAACGCGCCCAGCTGCGCGCAACCGGCGCCGTCGCGGTCGACATGGAGTCCGCGGCCACCCTGTGGACGGCCACCCGGGCCGCCGAAGATGGCTGGAACCGTCCGGTTGCGGCCGTCCGGGTGATCGTGGACGCTCCGGAGCATGAGCTCGTCCGTATCGGCACGTTCCGCGGTGGAATATCGGCCTTCCGCGTACTGCGTGCCCTACTGCCCGCGTTTCATGACTGGCACCGTTCTTTGCTGCTCCCCAGGAGGTGA
- the hpnH gene encoding adenosyl-hopene transferase HpnH — MAMPLRQSIRVGTYLLEQKLRKREKFPLIVELEPLYACNLACEGCGKIQHPAGVLKQRMPVAQAVGAVLESGAPMVSIAGGEPLMHPQIHEIVRQLVAKRKYVFLCTNAMLLRKKIEKFTPSPYFAFAVHIDGLRERHDESVAKEGVFDEAVAAIKEAKRRGFRVTTNSTFFNTDTPQTIIEVLNYLNDDLKVDEMMISPAYAYEKAPDQEHFLGVEQTRELFKKAFAGGNRGRWRLNHSPLFLDFLEGKVDFPCTAWAIPNYSLFGWQRPCYLMSDGYVPTYRELVEETDWSKYGRGKDPRCANCMAHCGYEPTAVLATMGSLKESLRAARETVSGNREKK; from the coding sequence ATGGCCATGCCACTGCGACAGTCCATCAGGGTCGGGACGTATCTTCTCGAACAGAAGCTCCGCAAGCGTGAGAAGTTCCCGCTGATCGTCGAGCTGGAACCGCTCTACGCCTGCAACCTGGCCTGTGAGGGGTGCGGGAAGATCCAGCACCCGGCCGGCGTGCTCAAGCAGCGCATGCCGGTCGCCCAGGCCGTCGGCGCCGTCCTGGAGTCGGGCGCGCCCATGGTGTCCATCGCGGGCGGCGAGCCCCTGATGCACCCGCAGATCCACGAGATCGTGCGGCAGTTGGTGGCCAAGCGGAAGTACGTTTTCCTGTGCACCAACGCGATGCTGCTGCGCAAGAAGATCGAGAAGTTCACCCCGTCCCCGTACTTCGCCTTCGCCGTGCACATCGACGGGCTGCGCGAACGGCACGACGAGTCGGTCGCCAAGGAAGGCGTCTTCGACGAGGCGGTCGCCGCCATCAAGGAGGCGAAGCGCCGCGGGTTCCGGGTCACCACCAACTCCACCTTCTTCAACACCGACACTCCGCAGACGATCATCGAGGTGCTCAACTACCTCAATGACGACCTCAAGGTCGACGAAATGATGATCTCGCCCGCCTACGCCTACGAAAAGGCCCCCGACCAGGAGCACTTCCTGGGCGTCGAACAGACCAGGGAACTCTTCAAGAAGGCATTCGCCGGCGGAAACCGGGGGCGCTGGCGGCTCAACCACTCCCCGCTCTTCCTCGACTTCCTGGAAGGCAAGGTCGATTTCCCCTGCACCGCCTGGGCCATTCCCAATTACTCCCTCTTCGGCTGGCAGCGCCCCTGCTACCTGATGAGCGACGGCTACGTGCCGACGTACCGGGAACTGGTCGAGGAGACCGACTGGAGCAAGTACGGCCGCGGAAAGGACCCGCGCTGCGCGAATTGCATGGCGCACTGCGGCTACGAGCCCACCGCCGTCCTCGCCACCATGGGCTCCCTGAAGGAATCCCTGCGTGCGGCCCGGGAGACCGTCTCGGGGAACCGGGAGAAGAAGTGA